The region CAATGGATGAACGCATGATCGGCTGTCCCGTTCCCACGGGAACCTTAACCCGCCACGGACCGCCCTTTCCGTCCCAGACACGGTTGCCCAGATGGGCCATATTTTTACTCTTCCAGGTGATTAAATCAGGGGTTACCAGCTCTTTGCGGTTAATGGGCCGCACCGGACAGGGCACAGGCTTCCAGAGATCAACAAATACCGACCCGGCAATCTGCCGCAGCACCCGTCCGTCCACACTGACAACTTTCATTTTAATACTGTTGCTACCCGGTCTGAGGGCCCGGGGGATCTGGACCCTCAAACTGTCCATGGAATCTTTAAAAAACAGATGGGCAGGCAGCTTGTAATCTCTGAACTTGTAATCTCCGCCCATGGCTTCTGCCTGAGGGGTCAATACTTTGACAACCGCTCTTTGCAGCTCTTCCTGCGACATTACTTTGCCGCCGGTCTGCATGGTCAGAGTAGACGGGATAATGCAGTTGCGAACCATTTCGCCGAGATAGTGCTGCAGGATGACCCGCAGTTTATTGCGGTTCACCCGAACGGGCTTGCGGCTGCGGGACGGGGCATTCCAGAGCTCAACCGCGGAAAGATCCGCTCTGGTCTGCTCCGGAAGATCGCCGTAAAACTCGGCAATATCACCCAGAGTAACCCTTGGACCGTTGACCACGGCGGCAGACTTGATCTTGATCCGCCAGTCGGTGTTCTGCTTGGAAGCCGAAGCCGGAGCAGCCACGAAAGCAGCCATTCCCGCAGCAACCAGAAGCAGCAAAGCCACTCTACGAATCGTATAAATAAAATCTGCCTTAGTCATGATAAACCGTCCTTACTGCTTAAGACTACTCCCCAACTAGGGAGTGCAGAGGAGCTTAGCCCCTTTGCCCGCCGGAGGCGAAATCACTTGTCAAAAGCGCGTCAGCGCATCAATTATCTCTTAACGTTAATAGCGGTCTGGAGCATGGAGTCGGAAGTGGTGATGGCTTTGGAGTTGGTCTCGTAAGCCCTCTGCCCGACGATGAGTCCGACCATTTCGTCAACCAGTTCGACGTTGGAGCCTTCAAGGTAACCCTGTGCAAGGGTACCGAAGTTATCTTCACCCGGTGTACCCTGAATGGCTGCACCGGAAGCTTCGGTTTCAACGTAGAGGTTCTTACCAACTGCGTTCAGACCGGCTTCGTTGATGAAGTCGTAAATGGTAATGTCCGCACTGGAAAGCTCGGTTCCATTCTTGTCAAGGGCTGCAATGTGTCCGTCTTCAGAGACAACCACGTTCACCGCTTCCGCAGGAACAGTGAATTCAGGCTGCAAGGGATAGCCGTTAGAGGTTACCAGACGCCCGTCACTGTCGAGCTTGAAAGCCCCGGCACGGGTGTAGGCGTCTTCACCGTTACGGTCTATGAGAAAGAACCCGTTACCTTCGATAGCGACATCCAGCGGGTTCCCGGTGCTTTCAAAAGATCCCTGACTAAAGAATTTGTGAATGCTGACCTCTTTTACACCCATACCGATCTGCATACCTGTGGGCAGCCTGTTGCCGCCTTCGGTTTCAGAACCGGCAATTCTCATGGTCTGGTACATGAGGTCTTCAAATTCGACCCTGCTTTTTTTGAACCCCTGAGTGTTCACGTTGGCAAGGTTGTTGGAAAGAACATCGATGTGAGTCTGCTGGGCAACCATCCCTGTGGCCGCGGTCCAGAGTGAACGCATCATAATTATATCCCCCTGAGTTATAAATTACATAGTACGACCGACCTTCTCAATGACCTTCTGGTCAAGCGTGTCGGTGGTGGTAATCATTTTCTGGTACATTTCAAAAGTGCGCTGACATTCGATCATGGAAACCATTTCATTGACGACCTGCACGTTGGACTTTTCAATGTAGCCCTGCGCGATTTCGCCTTCTGCGGGAATTTCCCCGCCTTCATTGATGAAAAGGTTCTCACCGTCTTTTTTGAGGGCCCGGGTATCTGCGGGCTGCACAAAATCCAGCCGGCCCACTTCCTGACCGTCGGCGTAAATGACGCCTTCGCCGTCAACGGTTACGGTGGATCGGGGCGGAAGGTTCACCTCTCCGCCATTGGCCATGACCGGATAGCCCTGTTCGGTAATAAGGGTCCCTTCAGGAGAAAGTGTGAACACACCGTTTCTGGTGAGGTACTGTCCGCCGTCCTTCTGGACTTTGAAAAATCCGTCACCGCGGATAGCAAGATCAAGAGGGTTTCCGGTTTTCTGGAAAGACCCCTGCGACATGTCGATAACTTCTTCGGAAAGTCTGGGACGGGCCATGATTTTTGCTTCGGGGAGCAGATCCTTGTCCCTGAGATAGGGTTTGGCATCGGCCACATAGTCGTGGGCGAATCTTACAAACGTGTCCTGAAACGCGCAGTTGTCACGTTTGTAGCCGGTAGTATTGACGTTCGCCAAATTATTGGCGCTGATATCAATCCGGTGTTCGTTGGACATGGCCCCGAAGAGGGCACTGAAAATACTGGATCGCATGTCTTTTTCTCCTGAAAGAGGATTTACTTCGCATCAGTTGTTGAGTCGTTACTTGCAAAGTACAGGCCAAAAAGACAACAGCATAAAAAAATCCCGACCAAGCAAATACTTGGCCGGGATATATTCAATTCTGGCAGATGATTATCAGGCGGAACAGTAAACAATCCCCCCCACCCGCATTTCGGGAACTACTCCCTGTGTTGCGTCAGGAGTCATAAAACCCATGGTGGCGTCGGAGACCTCAAAAGCAACAGTGGCATCAACGCTGCGCACACCCTGCGTAGCCGGCAGTGTGTCCACATGCCCTGCCGGACCGGGAACGGTAGCCCCGGCCGGACCTGCGGTAACATGACCTGCAGGACCTGCGGTGACATGACCAGCGGGACCTGCGACTATATTATCAGTAAGTACCGGCATTTTTTTATCCTGTTTTAATGTGTTCCGTATAACTTAATGATAAATCCGGAACGTGATAAGTCAAATCTACCTGCATGAACAGATAAAGTCAAAGAGTGTCGGGCTTGCGGGTGTTATAATATAATGATACTAATCAATCGACCTGCAACTGGGGATTCCCCGCTATTTTCCGCTCCCTGCCCCAACACTCATTCAGTACTTGACATTGATCCGGGTTATGCCTAAGTTGCTGAACTCGGTGCGGGTGTAACTCAGTGTTCCCAACGGGTATGCATCTTGACTTTTGAAGTTTCAGGCAAACCTCATACACACGCATCGGCCTCAATTTTATAACCTTTCGTTGGGTTAAGATGCTGAGGTGGGCCTTTTTCAGGTCCACTTTTTTTTGTTTTATCAGCCTGAAAATCATATACACGGGGTAAGTCGTGGAACAGGGCTCATTAGCCAAAAAAGTAAGCCAGTTCGTGGAGCCGTCCATTGAATCAATGGGGCTGACCCTCTGGGGTGTGGAAGTCACTTCCGCAAATCGCCCTGCTGTCATCATTTATATTGACAGTGAAAAAGGCGTAAGCATCGACCAGTGCGCAGAAGTAAGCAGAGACATAGGTCTCATGCTTGAGGTTGAGGAAATCATCGACAGCGCATACGTCCTTGAAGTCTCCTCCCCCGGGCTGGAAAGAAAATTTTTCACTCCGGAGCAGATGTCCGCATACATCGGTAAAAAAGTGGACGTCGCCCTCGTATTTTCCATTGAAGGCCGCAAGAAATTCAAAGGCCTTCTTCAGGAAACCGACGAGGAAGGGCTCCTGCTCAAGCTCGAAGATCAGGAAGATCCCATCAAAATAGAATGGGACAGAATAAAGAAAGCAAAACTCATCCACGAGTTTAAATAAAAATTAATTAGGCAGTCATTCGGCACTCCGGCACCACCCATGTGTCAGTAAATTGAGCCGAAGCGGAGGAGCGATATGGGTTCTGAACTCAAAAAGGCGATTGACCAGATCAGCAAGGACCGTGGGATCGACAGAGACCTGCTCATCGATACCCTTGAAGAAGCGGTACGTTCTTCTGTGGCCCGCAAATACGGCGACGCCATGGATATCGAGGTCAACTTCAATGAAGAAGCCGGTGAAATCGAAGTCTACCAGTTCAAGGTAGTTGCAGAAGAAGTTGAAGACGAAATCAGCGAAATCACCCTTGAGGAAGCAAAAGAACACGATCCCAACGTCCAGATCGACGATGAAATGGGCTTCAAGCTCAAAGTCGAAGACCTCGGCAGGATCGCCGCCCAGTCCGCCAAGCAGGTCATCATCCAGCGCATGCGCGATGCGGAACAGGAAATCATCTACGATGAATTCAAGAACCGCATGCACGAAATCGTCAGCGGCATCATCCAGCGCCGCGACCGTACAGGCTGGATCATCAACCTCGGCCGCACCGAAGCAGTTCTGCCCAAGAATGAGCAGATTCCCCGCGAAAGATACAAACGCGGTGACCGCGTCCAGTCTTTCATCATTGATGTGCAGAAAGAATCCCGCGGTCCCCAGATCGTGGTTTCCCGCTCACACCCGGACTACATGAGCGCACTTTTCAAAAGGGAAGTCCCCGAAGTGGACGACGCCACTGTTAAAATCATGGGTGTTGCCCGTGATCCGGGCCTGCGTGCCAAAGTGGCTGTGAACTCCCTTGACCGTGATGTTGACCCTGTTGGCGCATGTGTCGGTATTCGCGGTTCCCGCATCCAGAACATTGTTCAGGAACTTCGCGGCGAACGCATCGACATCGTCGTCTGGAGTCAGGATATCGCTAAATACGCCCAGAACGCCCTCTCCCCTGCGGTGATCACCAGAATCGCAGTAGATGAAGAGGAAAAGACCCTTGAAGTCGTGGTTCCCGATGATCAGCTCACCGTTGCCATCGGCCGCAAAGGACAGAACGTAAAGCTGGCTTCAAGACTGCTGGGCTGGAAAATCGACGTCTTCACTGAAAGCCGCTACGGCGAAATGAACGCCGCCAGCAAGGGCCTTGACCAGTTGGCCAGCGTTGCTGAAATTCCGGTAGACAATTTCCTCTCCGCAGGATTTGAAACCGTCAGCCAGGTCGCCAATGCTTCTGAGGAAATCCTCATGTCCATTTCCGGCATGACTTCCTCCAAAGTATCCGACATGAAGTCCGCGATCATGCTGCTGGGCATAGGTGATGCTGAAGAGGATGCAGTTGAAGAAGAAGTTGCAGAAACAGTTGAAACCGATGCTCCCGTTGAAGCGGAAGAGCAGGTTGCGGATGAAACCGCTGAAGACGCAACAGACGAAGAAGCAGAAAAAGCTTCTGACGAAGAATAATACACTCCGGGGGAAACCCCGGAGTCTCAATAAAGGCTATTGTATTTGACCGGAAAGGACAGCACAGAAAAACATGTACCCACAAGGTCATGTGTCATTTGCAGGCAGCGTTTTGCCAAGGAAGAACTGTCCAGGTTCGTTGTGGGCAAGGGGGCTTCCGACAGCGGACTTATTCCGGATGAGAAAAAGGCAATGCAGGGTCGTGGATATTATGTCTGCGGCAACGAAAAGTGCCTTGAAAGATTTAAATTTTTTCGGCCACGGAAGAAGAACTTCAGGGGGTAGTACCATATGGCTTCAAAAATCAAAGTAAAGGAATTGGCCGCCGAGCTCGGGGTCAATGCCAAAGACATCCTTCAAAAGCTCCGCGAACACGGCGTGCAGGCGAAAAGCACTGTAGCCGCCATTGAAGCGGAAGAGGCAGATGCCGTCCGCAAGGAACTTTCCGGCAAGTCCGGCAAAGTGGAACAGCGCGAGGTTCAGCCCGGCGTTATCGTTCGCCGTCGTAAAGGCGGACGCAAAAAAGCGAAAGAAGAAGCGGAAGCAAAAGAAGCTCCCGTAAAAGAAGAGAAGCAGGAAACCCCTGCTGAAGAAAAACAGGAAGCTCCTAAAGAAAAGGCTCCTGAAAAGAAAAAGCCCGCCAAGAAGGCTCCCGCCAAAAGCGAGAAGCCCAAGGTAAAAATTATCAAGCCTGAAGAACTGGAAAAGAAAGAAGAAGCCCCCGCAAGCGAAGAACCCGCAGCTCCCGAAGCGGAAACGCCCCCCGCCGCCAAGGTAGCTAAAGAGAAAGAAGCCGTGAAGGAAGCTCCTGCTGAAGAAAAACAGGACACTCCCAAGGAAGAGGCTCCTGAAGCACCCAAGGCCGAAGCCAAAGCAAAAGCTGAGAAAAAGCCTGCGGCAGAAGGCGAAAAAGCCAAAGAGGCTGAGCCCAAGAAGAAAAAGCGCAAGAAGAAAAAAGAAGTAGAAGCGCCCAAAGTAAAAATTATTTCCAGACCTGATCCCAACCTTCAGGCTGCACAGCGTGCTGCAGAAGGTCCGGGCGGAGCAAGACGTCGTCCCGGCGGCGACGGACCTTCCGATGACCGTCGCGGTGGAAGACCCGGCGGTGGTCGTCCCGGTGGAGGCCGTCCCGGCGGCGGTAGACCCGGTGGTGGTCGTCCCGGCGGTCCCGGTGGTGGTCGTCCCGGTGGTCCCGGCGGCGGAAGGCCCGGTGGCGGCGGTGGAAGACCAGTTCCCGGTGCACCGGCTCCCGGCAATGATCAGAGCAAGAAGAAGAAATTCAAGAAAGACAAGCGCGTTGTCGAATTCGGTAAGGATTACCGCAAAAACGACAGCGAAAGAGAACTTGAAAGCAAGTTTCGCGGCAAGAAAAAAGGCAAGAAAGGCAGGAACCGCGTTGAGCAGACTCCTGTTGTTCAGAAGCCCCTCAAGGCCGCCAAACGTAAAATCAAGTTCAACGAGGCCATCCGTCTTTCCGACATGGCCCACCAGATGGGACTCAAAGCTCAGGAACTCATCAAGACCCTTTTCGGTCTCGGTGTAATGGCAACTATCAACCAGTCTCTGGATCTTGATACAACCACCCTGCTTGCTGCAGAGTTCGAATACGAAGTAGAAAACGTATCCTACTCCGAAGAAGAGCTGCTTGTACCTACCAGCGAAGCGGATAAGGAAGAGCACCTGAAACCCCGTCCGCCCATCGTGACCATCATGGGTCACGTTGACCACGGTAAAACATCCCTGCTGGATGCCATCCGCCACAGTGCGGTTACCGACGGCGAGGCAGGCGGCATCACCCAGCATATCGGTGCGTACCACGTTTCCACCGACCGCGGCGAAATCGTTTTCCTCGATACTCCCGGTCACGAAGCGTTTACCACCATGCGTATGCGCGGAGCACAGGTTACCGATATTGTTATCCTCGTAGTAGCTGCGGATGACGGCGTCATGGATCAGACCCGTGAAGCTATCTCCCACTCCAAAGCTGCAGGCGTACCCATCGTTGTTGCTGTCAACAAGATGGATAAGGAAGGAGCCAACCCCGAACGCGTACAGCGTGAACTGGCTGACTTCGACCTCGTTCCCGAAGACTGGGGCGGCGACACCATGTTCGTTCCCGTATCTGCTAAAATGGGTACCGGTCTGGACAACCTGCTCGAGATGGTTCAGCTGCAGGCTGAAGTTCTCGAACTCAAGGCCAACCCGGACAAGGGCGCACGCGGTAACATCGTTGAAGCCAAGCTCGACAAGGGCCGTGGTCCCGTGGGTACTGTCCTCATTCAGGAAGGTACCATCAATCAGGGCGATCCCTTTGTCTGCGGTCTCTACCACGGTCGTGTACGTGCCATGTTCGATGACCGCGGTCGCAAGATCAAATCCGCAGGTCCGGCATTCCCGGTCGAGATTCAGGGTTTTGACGGCATCCCCGAAGCTGGTGACGAGTTTATCTGCGTAGCTGACGACAAAGTGGCCCGCCGCATTGCTCAGGAACGTAAGCTCAAACACCGTGAACGCGAACTGGCAGGTAAATCCAAGGTTACCCTTGAATCCTTCCTCGCTTCCAAGCCGAATCAGGAAGTGCAGACCCTCAACGTTGTGCTCAAGGCTGACGTACAGGGTTCACTTGAAGCGATCAACGAAGCCCTTGCCAAGCTGGCTACCGAAGAGATCAAGGTTGAAGTCATCCACGGCGGTGCCGGTGCGATCACTGAATCCGACATCCTGCTGGCTTCCGCTTCACAGGCGATTATCATCGGCTTCAACGTAAGACCGACTGTGAAGATCAAGGAAATCGCAGAGCGCGAAGAAGTGGAAATCCGCTTCTACGACATCATCTACAAGCTGGTCGGAGAAATCAAAGACGCCATGGGCGGCATGCTCTCCCCGGATATCAAGGAAGAGTACCTCGGTCAGGCAGAAGTCAAGCAGACCTTCTCCGTACCCAAAGTCGGTGTTATCGCCGGTTGTTACGTGGTCGATGGCAAGCTGACCAGACATGCTCAGGTTCGTCTGCTGCGTGACGGCGTAGTTATCTACACCGGAACCCTGACTTCCCTGAAACGCTTCAAAGATGACGCCAAGGAAGTGGCCAAAGGCTACGAATGCGGTGTCGGTCTTGAGAAGTTCAACGACATCAAGGAAGGCGACTTCATCGAAGCCTTCGAGGTCGTGGAAGTAGCAAGAACACTCGAATAAGATAAAAAACATCAGAGACGGAAGCACTGCTTCCGTCTCTGATTTAAAATTAGATATGATCATCGGCGTACTCTCACTGGAATTCAGACTGCACGGAAACAGATCACTCAAGGGGAAACGCAAAATATCCCTCAGCCTGAAGCAGAAGCTTCGAAACAAGTTCAACCTCTCTGTATCCGAAGTTGAAGCAATGGACTCTCACGAAAGGCTGGTACTCGCCGCAGTGACTGTCGCCAATGAAACCCGCAAGGTGGAAAGCAGGCTATCCAAGGCTCTAGCCATGATTGAAGCCATGGCCCCGGCCGAGCTTATCCACTGCGAAACAGAAATTTTCAGTTCCTGATCTTTATGATCAGGAATATTTTTTTAGAGGATATACAAAATGAAAACTTCTACATCACGCCGCTCTGTAAAAATGGGCGACCAAATCATGCGCGAAATCGCCACCATGCTCATTGAAGAGATCGGTGACCCGCGTCTGGAGATGGTTTCCATCAGCGGAGTGCGTATGAATAAAGATAATAAAATCGCCGAGGTGATGTTCACCATGGCCGGGGACAAGGACAAGATTGCCGCTGCTGTAAAGGCACTGGACAAAGCCAAAGGCTTCATGCGTTCCAAGCTCAGCAAACGTATTCGCACCCGCCAGATTCCCGAACTCAGGTTCGTGCACGACAACTTCCTCGAGGAGATGGTTTATGGAAGCTCGACTGAAAGAGATATGTCGGATTCTTAAAGAAGAAGACGACTTTCTCGTAGCAGCGCACTTCAATCCGGACGGGGATGCCCTGGGTTCCACCGCTGCCATGGGATACATTCTTGAAAAGCTTGGAAAACGCTACAGGTTATACAACCAGAGCGGCATGCCCGAAGCCATGGAATGGTTCGAGACTCCCGCACCTATTCTGACCGAAATCCCTAAAGGGTTCGAGGGCTGGTACATCATCCTTGATTGCGGTGATGCGCCGCGCATGGGCGAAACGCTCATGAACGCCATGGACCCGGAAAAATCCATCAATATCGACCACCACATGGGCAACTCCGGCTTTGCCGCCGTGAACTGGGTGGATACCAACCGCCCGGCAGTAGGTGAAATGGTCACCCTCATTGCCCGCGAACTGAAAATTTCCCTTTCCGGCAGGCTGGGCGAGTCCATTTACCTGTCCATTGCCACGGATACCGGTTTTTTCACCTACAACAACACCAAGCCCGAGACCCTTGAAATCATCGCGGACATCATCCGCTACGGTCTCGATCTCGGTGAGTTTGTACCCAAAATCCGCAACCAGTGGACCATGAAACGCATCAATCTCTGGGCCACCGCGCTGGGCAAGATTGAAATGCACCATGACGGACAGACCGCCATGCTCTTCATCCCGCAGGAAATGCTCGATGAAGCAGGTGCAGCAGGTTCGGACTGCGAAGGACTGGTCAGTTTTATCCTGCGCATCAAGGGCGTACGCGTGGCAGTGCTCATCCGCGAGGACAGCCCCATGCGCTACAAGTTCAGCCTGCGTTCCCAGTCCCGCGACAACGTACAGGTTGTAGCCTCCCTCTTCGGAGGCGGCGGTCACAAGAACGCTTCCGGCGGCTTGATTGAGAATGCACCGGAAACCGTCCGCGAAAGACTTATCACAGCAATTGGCGATAAGGTCATGAATTAAATTTCACTCAGGCGAAGCCTCGATAAAAGGTTTTGGGATTCTTAAACCCTTTTGCAAAAGGGTTTAAGCCCGCCGGGAGGCTCGCCGAAGGCATTAGTTAATATGGGAAGAAAACCAAAAAAAAGTCCATTCCAGAAGCACGGCGTTCTGGTTCTTAATAAGCCCAGCGGCCCCACTTCTGCTGATTGCCTCAATTCCATCAAGCGCGAATTGAAGCAGTACAAAATCGGCCATGCCGGGACCCTTGATCCTCTGGCGGAGGGCGTACTGCTGGTCATGCTCGGTCAGGCCACAAAGTTAGGGCCTTATTTACTCGGACATGATAAAGTATACACTGGCAGCTTAAGTATCGGTAGAACTACAGACACTTACGATATTCAGGGAACTGAAACATCCACCGGAGACATTTCCGAAATTACGGAAAAAATGGTGGAAAATGAAATTTTACACTGGAATGACTTGACTAGTCAGGAAGTTCCTGCCTATTCGGCTGCAAAGCATAAAGGCAAACCGCTCTATGAACTGGCCAGAAAAGGGGAAGAAACCCCGGTCAAGATCAAGAGCATTGAAATATTTGACGCAGAACCGCTGGAAGTGACTCTGCCACTGGCCCGTTTCCGGGTTGGGTGCTCTGCCGGCACCTATATTCGCTCCCTGGTCCATAGCTTGGGGTCGCGGCTCGGATGCGGCGCGGTAATGGAATCACTTAGGCGTGAAGAAAGCCGACCTTATCGGCTCAGTGAAGCGCACAACCTCGACGAGGTTCTTGCCGATCCTGAAGGATTCGAGGCACGGATTATTCCCCTTGCGGATGCCCTGCCCCACTGGCACAGGTTTACCGTTTCGGAAGACATGTCAGGAGCCATCAAGAACGGAACAAGAATCCCTGTCGCGGATATTGCTGCTGATCAGGAAATTATCGAAGGAGAAAGGGCAATGTTCCTTGAACCTGACGGTACCGCTCTGGCTCTAATGGAGACAAAGCAGATCGACGATAAGCTTCTCTGGGTAATTCTTCGCGGCCTGTGGGGCTGATTCCCCCGCGGGATTATCAACTTCCGGCACAACTAAACATTCGCGTTTAAACGCGAATTGGAGGATAACGCTATGGTTATGACTGCTGAAGACAAGGCAAAAGTAATTGAAGAATACCAGACCAAAGAAGGTGACACCGGTTCCCCTGAAGTACAGGTTGCTCTTCTTACCGCAAGAATCAAGTACCTGACCGACCACTTCAAGAGCCACAAAAAGGATTTCCACTCCCGCACCGGCCTGCTCAAAATGGTCGGCCAGCGCAGAAACATCCTGAAGTACCTGAAGTCCAAAGACATTCAGCGTTACCGCGATCTTATTGCAAGACTTGGTCTGCGCAAATAAGCAGTTTCCGGGGAGGGTTTACCCTCCCCTTTTTTTATAGATATTCACACATTTGTGTTTTCATCTGACTTTACATCATATAGATGGTAGTTAGATTGAATCGAACAGTGGAATCCGTGCTCTCCTGCAATGGATTTTTAGTTGGCTGAGGAAGGGGTTCATCCCCGTCTATGAAATCCTCCCTTAGCCGGCTGGAAAATTCGGACAGCACCGGGTTCCGACATTACAACTTATTTAATGAGGAATCTAAATGTTAGTACCTTTTGAACCCACTTCCGTATCCGGTCAGGTCGGTAATCTCGACATCACACTGGAAACCGGACGTATGGCTAACCAGACCAACGGAACCGTACTTATCAAGTCCGGCGGCACCGTTGTTCTCGTTACTGCCGTAGGCATGGCCGCAGACGGCCCGCGCGACTTTTTTCCCCTGACCTGCAACTACCTCGAAAGAACCTACGCAGCAGGCCGCATCCCCGGCGGTTACTTCCGCCGTGAAGTTGGTCGTCCTTCCGACCGTGAAACCCTTGTTTCCCGTCTTATGGACCGCCCCATCCGCCCCATGTTCCCCAAAGGATACCGCGACGAAGTTCAGGTTATCGCAACTGTTCTTTCCGCTGATACCGACACCAACCCCGATGTCCTGGCCATGACCGGTGCATCCGCAGCCCTGCACATCTCCGACCTGCCTTTCAACGGTCCTGTTGCTGCAGCCCGCGTCGGCTACGTCAATAACGAATTCGTACTCTACCCCACCTACAAAGGTGTGGCTGAGCAGTCCGAACTCAACCTCGTCTTCGCCGCTACCCGCGACGCAGTCATCATGGTTGAAGGCAGTTCCCAGTTCCTGTCTGAAAACACCATTGCTGAAGCACTGGAGTGGGGACACGAGCAGATGGCTCCCATGTTCGACCTGCAGGACGCACTGCGCGAAAAAGTAGGCCGCCCCAAAATGGAAGTGGCTGAACCAGTTAAAGACGAAGAAGTTATCACCCTCGTTACCGAGAACTTTTCTGATGACCTCGACAAGGCACTTTCCATTCCCGCAAAGATGGAACGCAGAGATGCCAAGTCTGAAGTTAAAGCCAAAGCCAAGGCACTGGTTGAGGAAAAATTCCCCGAAGAGCCTGCCAGAGTAAAAGCTGTCGGCGATGTCATGGGCGATCTTGAAAAGAAAATCGTTCGTAAACGCATTGTTGACAACGGCGTTCGTATTGACGGTCGTGACCTGACCACCGTACGTAATCTTTCCATGGAAGTAGGCAGCCTGCCCATGACCCACGGTTCCGCCCTGTTCCGCCGCGGTGAGACTTCCGCTCTCGCTGTCTGCACACTGGGTTCCACCCGTGATGAGCAGCGTTTTGAAACCCTCATCGGTGAAGACACCAAACGTTTCATGCTGCACTACAACTTCCCTCCGTACTGCGTTGGTGAAGCAAGATTCCTGCGTGCACCTTCCCGCCGTGAAATCGGCCACGGAACTCTGGCTGAACGCGCTCTTACTCCGGTACTGCCCGCAGCAGAAGCATTCCCCTTCACCATGCGTGTAGTTTCCGAGGTAATGGACTCCAACGGTTCTTCCTCCATGGCTTCCGTATGCGGCACCACCCTGTCCCTCATGGACGCAGGTGTACCCATCAGCGCGCCTGTAGCAGGTATCGCCATGGGGCTTTGCCAGGAAGGCGACGAGTACTACGTTCTCACCGACATCCTCGGTGATGAAGATGCTCTCGGCGATATGGACTTCAAAGTTGCCGGTACTGAAGAAGGTATCACTGCAATTCAGATGGATATCAAAATCAGCGGTATCCCCGCAGAAGTCCTGCGCAACGCGCTCGGTCAGGCAAAAGAAGCCCGCCAGATCATCCTCGATGACATGAAGCAGGTTATTGCCGAACCCAGAGCTGAACTTTCCGTGAACGCTCCCCAGATGGAAGTACTGCAGATCAACCCCGAAAAGATCCGCGATCTCATCGGACCCGGCGGTAAAAACATCAAGGCGATCACTGCTGAA is a window of Desulfovibrio sp. JC010 DNA encoding:
- a CDS encoding YlxR family protein: MTGKDSTEKHVPTRSCVICRQRFAKEELSRFVVGKGASDSGLIPDEKKAMQGRGYYVCGNEKCLERFKFFRPRKKNFRG
- the nusA gene encoding transcription termination factor NusA, which gives rise to MGSELKKAIDQISKDRGIDRDLLIDTLEEAVRSSVARKYGDAMDIEVNFNEEAGEIEVYQFKVVAEEVEDEISEITLEEAKEHDPNVQIDDEMGFKLKVEDLGRIAAQSAKQVIIQRMRDAEQEIIYDEFKNRMHEIVSGIIQRRDRTGWIINLGRTEAVLPKNEQIPRERYKRGDRVQSFIIDVQKESRGPQIVVSRSHPDYMSALFKREVPEVDDATVKIMGVARDPGLRAKVAVNSLDRDVDPVGACVGIRGSRIQNIVQELRGERIDIVVWSQDIAKYAQNALSPAVITRIAVDEEEKTLEVVVPDDQLTVAIGRKGQNVKLASRLLGWKIDVFTESRYGEMNAASKGLDQLASVAEIPVDNFLSAGFETVSQVANASEEILMSISGMTSSKVSDMKSAIMLLGIGDAEEDAVEEEVAETVETDAPVEAEEQVADETAEDATDEEAEKASDEE
- the flgG gene encoding flagellar basal-body rod protein FlgG, encoding MMRSLWTAATGMVAQQTHIDVLSNNLANVNTQGFKKSRVEFEDLMYQTMRIAGSETEGGNRLPTGMQIGMGVKEVSIHKFFSQGSFESTGNPLDVAIEGNGFFLIDRNGEDAYTRAGAFKLDSDGRLVTSNGYPLQPEFTVPAEAVNVVVSEDGHIAALDKNGTELSSADITIYDFINEAGLNAVGKNLYVETEASGAAIQGTPGEDNFGTLAQGYLEGSNVELVDEMVGLIVGQRAYETNSKAITTSDSMLQTAINVKR
- the flgF gene encoding flagellar basal-body rod protein FlgF is translated as MRSSIFSALFGAMSNEHRIDISANNLANVNTTGYKRDNCAFQDTFVRFAHDYVADAKPYLRDKDLLPEAKIMARPRLSEEVIDMSQGSFQKTGNPLDLAIRGDGFFKVQKDGGQYLTRNGVFTLSPEGTLITEQGYPVMANGGEVNLPPRSTVTVDGEGVIYADGQEVGRLDFVQPADTRALKKDGENLFINEGGEIPAEGEIAQGYIEKSNVQVVNEMVSMIECQRTFEMYQKMITTTDTLDQKVIEKVGRTM
- the flgA gene encoding flagellar basal body P-ring formation chaperone FlgA, producing MTKADFIYTIRRVALLLLVAAGMAAFVAAPASASKQNTDWRIKIKSAAVVNGPRVTLGDIAEFYGDLPEQTRADLSAVELWNAPSRSRKPVRVNRNKLRVILQHYLGEMVRNCIIPSTLTMQTGGKVMSQEELQRAVVKVLTPQAEAMGGDYKFRDYKLPAHLFFKDSMDSLRVQIPRALRPGSNSIKMKVVSVDGRVLRQIAGSVFVDLWKPVPCPVRPINRKELVTPDLITWKSKNMAHLGNRVWDGKGGPWRVKVPVGTGQPIMRSSIEPAPVIARGEKVTLVFRSRSLKLTVPVEALEDGGVGQTITVRNLQSKRKVVATVVNAQTVQVK
- the rimP gene encoding ribosome maturation factor RimP — its product is MEQGSLAKKVSQFVEPSIESMGLTLWGVEVTSANRPAVIIYIDSEKGVSIDQCAEVSRDIGLMLEVEEIIDSAYVLEVSSPGLERKFFTPEQMSAYIGKKVDVALVFSIEGRKKFKGLLQETDEEGLLLKLEDQEDPIKIEWDRIKKAKLIHEFK